The Coffea arabica cultivar ET-39 chromosome 2c, Coffea Arabica ET-39 HiFi, whole genome shotgun sequence genome includes the window AGGAGATTGCAAAGGAGCTACTAAACAAGGAGTTACCACCTGGAAACACTATTTCCAAGATTACGAAGGTGGGTTCATAATTCTTGATCCTGTTTTAATTTGCATTGCTGTTGATTTTGATGGAATTGCGGATAATCTTGGATGATTATAGCGTCAATTACTTAACTAAGATTTCTTATATGTGTACGGATTTGCTCTATGTTATAGTTGCCGGCTTTGCAAGATGATGGCCCCCCAAGTGATTATTATGGCAAATTTTCAAACAGAGAAAGGGGTTCGCGAGGAAGTTTTAGGGATCAAAGGGGTTCCAGATCTTCCAGGAGTTGGTCCAGCAGTCGGTTCTCTAATGATGAGGATGGCTCTAGGCGAGGGGGCTGGGGTAGCAGAAGTGGTAGCCGATTTTCTGACGATGATGACTTTAGTCGAGGAGGGAGCAGGGGAGGCAGAAGTGATTGGTTAATCAATGATAGACGATCAAGCAGGTCAGCTCCTTTTGGGAGCAAGGACAGGTTTGTTTCTTCTTGTTTGCTAATTTCCTATCTATTCAGAATGCATTCCCTTTATCTATTTCAGGATTTTTGAAAGAATTTACTTCTGTTACTATAATAGCATTATGTCTCTTCAAACCTGCTGTCGATAATGCTAGTTTTCCCCATAGAATGGGAAGATGTGCCAGTTAGTGTCAAGATATTTTGTTGGCTACCAATCATCTGCTAATCTTTAACCTTTTTGATAATCATACTACTTCCAAATCTGTAACAGAGGCTTTGGCGGTGCATGCTTCAACTGTGGTCGGAATGGCCATAGGGCATCCGAATGCCCTAACAAGCAACGTTACTAGTTTGGCGATTGGTACCGTGCATCAAGCTAGTCTTTTGTGCGCTTGAAGGTTACCGACTATGCTGAAGTTTGGATCTCCTGATCTTTTCATGCCGAGGGTAGTTCTGACGGTCCAACAGGTGGAGGAGGATGATCCCGAATTATGGCAAACAAGTTGCTTCAATGATTTCTGGCTCCCAGGCACTTCTTTTGTCCAACCCCTCACCAAATTAGTCAATGATGCGATAGTCATTCTAATTATTTTCTGTGACGGCAAGCTTTCATTTTTGCACCATATTCAGGCAGTGTTCTCTATATAACACATGACGTCCTGGCACTTGTGCCGATACTTGTTGGGACAACATGCCCTCCTAGTCTTTAAGTGGATTCTGATTCTTAATTGACAGGTTTCAGCAAATGTTGCATGGTAATTTTGGAAGTCAGATGCAATAGAAAGTTTTGTACCATGTATCTTGGATCCTGGCACATGTAGAAGATATAGCATGATTAGGAgtaattaaaacaagaaatctcAATAAGTCAATCTTACCtacagataaaaaaaaaaaaaaaaaaaaaaacactaatgGAGCTCAACCTAAGAGGTCATTTCCATACAAGAATCAGGTCAAGCATGTACCAAAGCCTGTCAATGTGGCGTGAACTTTGATTCTTTCGATCTCCATCCAGATAAAGTGTTAATTTGCACGTATTTGAGCTGGTATTTTTTAGCCCCAGAATTCTGGTCCACTTGATTTCTTCCAATCTCCATCCAAGAACTTCACGAAACTGTCAATTTTGCTGTCTTccgcattttttttaaactctaATAGGTTATATTTAGTCTATCTACACAATCTGAAGCTTAGAAGGATTCCAGGACCAACTGTTCAACAATCATACAATCAAGAACAGGTCAGCGCAGACACTGTCAGAATCTGTTAAAAGTATTGGATTATTAGTTCATGTCAATCAACACACGCTCAGAATCTGTATCAATTATTATTACTACTATATGTTCTTCTTTTCAGTACGCGTGCTTGAAGAGTTAGTACGCATGCCTTGCCTTCAGGCTAAATCACAGATGCTTATCAGTTATGATGTCAAAGATCTAAACCTTAAAACTATTAGGCCCCAAATCTAGTTAAATGCATATTCTCAATGAATTTGAATAATGAAAAGGTCCCAGACACTTGCAATCCTTCtcagagaaaaaataaaataaaataaaaaagtctcAACATTGATTAATAACATAGTCTGCAGAAGTGTAAGTTTTACCAAGATAAGCCCTCCCTCCAAGTTTCCCACTGATTACAAAACTAGCGTTACGGTGACATCTCCTCTACCAGTCACTTGccatataacacattcataacaGTCCTAAAAGCAGGTCCTCTCTTATTCTTCAAAGCATCCCTAACCTTCTCCTCTTCCGGGACAAGCCCTTTACTCTTCAACATTTCCAACACCTCTTTCCCCTCTTCTTCCAATCCCACCTTCATTAATCCTTCATAAACCCCAACACAAACTGCTGCACTCGGCTTAATCCCCCTCTTCTCTACCATCTCCTCTACATACGTTTTCGCCTCCTTCACCAACTTCGCATCCCCACTAGCCACCAATCCCTTAATCAATACATTATACGTATAAGCATTCGGCAACACCCCAGAAGCCAACATCCTCATATAAACCTTCAACGCCTCCTTTGCCTGCCCTGCATTCACGTACGCCTCAATGACTGCAGTATGAGCCACCACATCCGGCATCTGCCCCTTATCCTTCATCTGAGAAAACAGCTCCAAGGCCTCGTGAGTCAAACCGTCCTTAGACAATCCGTCGAACATCTTGACTGCACTATTCATGAGCCCATCACCTCGCATATTATGAAACACTTCTTGTAAGTTCTTTGGATCCTCGGGTTCCTCGATAACCGGTTTCTTATTAAAGGGGTCATAGGGAGGTGGTAGTTTGGACTTATCAATCTGTCTATCTCTTGATCTTTTGTCTTCAGATTCCGATTCTGAGTCCGACTCTGAATCAGATAATGAAAAATTGACTAATGTGCTTCGCTTTCGGGGTGCGGTGGTGGGATTTATCGGTGATTCGGAGGCCGATGAGGAGGAAGTGCAAAAGTGGGTCAGGGAAAGTTGGGCTTTTCTATTGGATACACATAAAAGTGATTGGGACTGCAATGGTGGTTTTGATACTGTGGTGGGAGCCGATGATAACGAAGAAATGGGATGAGAATGGAAGAGGCGGGGATGAAATAGGCGTTTTAGGAGTGAAGATTGAGAGGAATTTGAGATGATAAAGCAGCGGGTGATGGTTGTTATCGGCGCCATTGTTGCCGGGAACTCTTGCTTCAGCTGCTGTCTTGTACACTGCAATTTTCGAGGGAATTTTGTAAGAGCCGTTGGCAAGAAAGGAAACGCAGTAGTGAGATTATGGGCCGTTATCGAATAGGCCTAACAGACTAAGGCCCAACTTATACATCCTTTGAAGCCCAAGagttcccttttctttttgttgctgCTTGTATGGgatatggattaatctttccaatattgacagtgtatacactacgAGCATTGGATGAAtaacaactatgcaaaatttgaatttaaaatttaatttttatacatATATCATGAATTTAAGGGCGATAGTATATATACTAcaaatgtatataagatttactctatatatatgtatatatatatatatatatataatgggcCATTTTTTATAAGTAAGAGAATTTGCACTCACGATATCCTATTCACAATTCCTTTTACTTTACTATCAAAAATTTTCTCTAAATCAGGTAAGGTCTTTGTTCGACTATCAGGTATTAATTTGGTGAGCCATGTAAAATGATAATTTACATAAATGTCACAGTCCAGTAAATCAATTAAACATTTGTCAAAAAACCCTCTTTTAATATTTCTCTAACAAATATTAGTTCATGGCAATACTAACTATTAATAGTATATTTTTACTTAATAAATTAtcaaaagtgtaaattttgaattatttcaTTTGATTTTTCCATTAATTCTACGAGATCTGTTATTAATAATATGTTTCGTGAATTGTGCAACTCTTAGATCGGCAAAGTTAACAGTAAAATCAGGCGAATGGCTCAAAATTTACACATTTGATAATTCAACGAGTAAAAACATAATGTTAATAATTAGATGACCAAATATTGATTACCCTGACAAATTACTATAAAATTTGCTCGGGAAAACAAATATATAAGGCTGAAACTGAAGTCGTGAAGtgtatttttcaaaattcaatCGCAATTGCTACTGGTACTGGCGCACCACTACAACTGAGTCCCTCTTTCACAGAGTCACACAGcaggaagaaaggaaggaagGGTATGGCGGAATGCCCGAGCCTGGGGATTCTGATCGATATAGTAGATGAAGATTGGATGAGAGACACCCTTCCAGATGATGGTATCCTGTTCCCTCCCTGACCTAAATAAAATTTTGCTGCTACAGGCTGATTATGGATTCTAAATATATttgaatctttttctttttttggtgcaGATCTTCCGTTACCACCTGTACTTGTTTCCAGAACTGATGACACTGAAGATTCTAGTATGCTTCTTTTCCACCCTAGTTTTAGTTAATCAATTTTGGGGACCTTCTTTTCCACCCTATTTTTAactaattcttttttcttttgttgattgttttcttgaaaacaagAAGCTTTGGTTGATTTTGCGGCATGAGTAGTCCCGTGATTGTACAATAATGATGtgggttttgaaattttgttagTATATCTGAACATATTGTTAATCCCGTtttcgttatttttccagttttcaaGCTACCAAAAATTTGAGCTTTTATACATCCTCTCTTAGGAAAATATAAAGAAGATGCCAGATGTttcagttttccattttttggtttctttttttccttttacctCGTTCTTTTGGTGTGTTTATGAAGTTGTTGGATATATGTAGATAGCTGGATTTTAAGCATTCCTAAAGGCATGGTCTGAGACTCTTGATATCAAGGAAAACTCCCGATCTCGTGGGCTGATTAACTAGCAATAGTTTCTAATAGTATAAAGGATTGCGCAACATGTATCCAGATCCAAATGTCttgttttcacttttggtattGTACTACCGAAATGCATAGAATTTTGGAGTAAATAGAATGAAAATCATATGCATGTCATTGCTCGACTTTGGATGACAAATAGAATACCATTCTAGGTAGTTGTATGGTTACAATTACGTGGTATCTCTTTATCTACACGTTAATTGATTGTTTAATTACATTTTGTCTCTTTGTACATAGAACTCGATCAGATTCTTTACctgaaaaaatataaaaagaatgcTTTAAGTTTTAGAAGAGCCATGATCAAAATCAGATACTGGTAACGAGAATCATTACGTCCACTTCAGGGAAACATATACTTAATCTTATTGCCTTGTACTCAGTTTTATTGAAAATGCATGTGGATGCCATTTTTCAGCTGTATTGGCTAGGGAATGGGTCTTTACAAATGCTGTACAGAAACCAGATGAGGTCAATCTTCATTGAACTGTTTGAATGCCACATGAAGTGGATTGCAGGATTGTGGTTGACTGTATCTTTGCCAATCATCATTTTACAAGATGAAACTGAACAGCTTTCATAGATGCTTGGTTTGAAGTCATGAGTTTCAGTTCACAAAGATTAGGAGATCCTGCAGTTTAGATGGCTTATTGGCAATATGCCTTTCAAGTATCTAAGAAAAGTACTATATTTTACTGGACGATGATCTTTATGTAGCTATTTGTAACAAATGTCTCCTCTATCACGGAAATTATATATCACAATCACGAATTGGAATACCTTTGCTTGGCTTCCACAAGTTCTGGAGTTTAGTTTTGTCTAAAGTAGTTGTTTAATTTCTTGAACAGTCTCAATGTGAGTGATGTTTTCATCTACATGCGACTATATTGGATATAGACAAATATAACTGAAACTTTATGCTGGTATGGATCTAAAGCTTTTGAATTAATGAAAGACTGAGAATTTCATATACAAGTCTTTCAAATCATTGATGCGACAATTTATGACTTAGTTAAGCTTGCTATCTTGCTCATATGAAAGTTCCATCCTTTTGCATTTGTTATACTTTTCATCTGACTtattgtgaactggattgctCCTCAGATCAAGAGGTTCAGCAAGTTGATGGCGATACGTGGCATGATCTTGCACTGGGAAACTCCTAAATACCAGATTACGGCCTGGGGAAGTATATATTGGACAAGTTATGTTTTCCAGACGCAATCATAGCAGCCCCTTTGACATAGATGGAAACTCTACTATTTTGAACTCTAGTTTCAAGAAGTGATGTTTCAGTGTCAAACTTTTTGTGCGAACCCTGTGATGCAGACATGAgttcttttcttctctctttttgctGTGTAAATGCATTTTGATTGCCCAGGTGACTTTTGCACGCTTAGGAAatattttggttctgtaatgaTGATCACATTCTTTAGCCACGTAACTTGTGCTAGCAACGATGCAGTGAATTTAATCACTGTAGCTATGGTTTTGAAGGAACGTGTTCCATCCATTTATAACTTTCTAAGGTGCTGATTGTAGTCTATCAAAGAAGATAACTGCCGGGaggtgaggaaaaaaaaaaaaaaaaaaaacagctccTACATCAGAACAAGCATTTTAAAGGATTTTTCTTGGCTGAGACCTGGCATATAACGAAATGACTATTTGCCATTTGCTGTAAACCAAACTCTTGTGCAGCTGGAATTTTTACCTCACAATTGTTAGACTTAAAATGGTACTGTGAGTTCCTCAGTCTTGTTCCAATTACAAGTTTTTTTACAGTTTAGGATCTCATTGACGGGATAATCTACATCCTGTTATCTATCAATCAGTACGGGTTCAACTGATAAGCTTGGTCCCGTTATATAACCAAAGatcttaaaataaaagaaaacaagcCTCGTCTGGCTGGAAATTTCATTGGTACAAATGTTGGCCAAAATCTCTACCATCAAAATAAGCATTTGTCCAAGAAAATGTTTTGATGTGCAGCAGAGCAGCATTCTTCAGTTTCATTGGTGGAGCTATCGTGATTACCAGCAGTAATGCCATGCCAGGGATTCTGCATAACTTGTTTTTCAGCATTTGTGTTAGTTTCTCTGGTCAGCTAATATGTCAGAAGCCAATCATCCATCTTGAATTTCAGCAATGATCTTTTTAAATCTTCACACTCCTTAAAATGTGGAGAATCGTATTCTCAGATTAAGAGGAGGGGGGAAAATGATTCCCTGCAAAAGTCAAGAATACTTATCCTTCAAAGTTCACTTCTGCAACTCTAGTTCAATTAGTTTTGGACTGCACATTATCTGCCGAATAGTCATGTCAACGAAAATTTTCCTAACACTGCAAGAATGGAATGCGCCTAAATCTCTGCATAGGCTATACCAACTACTATTATTAGGCAGCAAAATTGCAAAAAACCTGCAGAGTCTTGGACAAAGTCAACATTCATCCAAAATCCATGCCTAAGCAGTATCAAAGCTGCTGATGCAAGAACCAGTGGAGGCGTCACTACAGCTAGACCCTTCTTGATGCTTGCTTGCCTGAGGCAGGTATGAGTAAGCAACTGCTGAAATCCCAATGGCAATTGAAACTCCAATGCAACTCCAAAACCACCTTCTTCGGATCTTTCTTCTCTGCCGTTGCTGCCTTGCGAGCTCtgcaatattagaaaaatcaacaGATAAATCATGAAGAATACAAGAAATGCTTAAAAACTTCAAAACAAACAATTCTGTAGCAAGTCGCAGATACAGTAGGTCCAAATAATGACTGGCAGAAGCAACATAACTCTATAAAAACCAAACATGTTCACCACTTAATTCATAAATATATACGAAACAAAATAGTAAATTAAAAGATAGGGATTCCAACAGCAGCACTACTGTTCAGGAAACTTCAGTACACAAAACAGCTAGGCATGTACTTCAATAACAAAGCAGACATTAGCTGAAAGTACCTATGATTCCCTGATTCCTCTGTGCCATTTCATGATTAACAGCTTCATAGTATTGCAGCTTGTCACGCAACCGAGATATTTCCTGGTCTTTGGATTCAAGGATTGCCTCTGCAGCTATTTCAGCTTCAGCTTGTGCCTCACCTATTCCTATTGCGTGTGCAACAAATCTAGCAACAACAACCTCTTGAGCGAGGTCCTCAAATGCAGCATTGTTTTGCTGCATACTCCCACTAGAATTTGAAGGTGAAGGCAAAGCT containing:
- the LOC113727904 gene encoding uncharacterized protein, giving the protein MAPITTITRCFIISNSSQSSLLKRLFHPRLFHSHPISSLSSAPTTVSKPPLQSQSLLCVSNRKAQLSLTHFCTSSSSASESPINPTTAPRKRSTLVNFSLSDSESDSESESEDKRSRDRQIDKSKLPPPYDPFNKKPVIEEPEDPKNLQEVFHNMRGDGLMNSAVKMFDGLSKDGLTHEALELFSQMKDKGQMPDVVAHTAVIEAYVNAGQAKEALKVYMRMLASGVLPNAYTYNVLIKGLVASGDAKLVKEAKTYVEEMVEKRGIKPSAAVCVGVYEGLMKVGLEEEGKEVLEMLKSKGLVPEEEKVRDALKNKRGPAFRTVMNVLYGK
- the LOC113727906 gene encoding anaphase-promoting complex subunit 13 isoform X1 — translated: MAECPSLGILIDIVDEDWMRDTLPDDDLPLPPVLVSRTDDTEDSTVLAREWVFTNAVQKPDEVNLH
- the LOC113727906 gene encoding anaphase-promoting complex subunit 13 isoform X2, translated to MAECPSLGILIDIVDEDWMRDTLPDDDLPLPPVLVSRTDDTEDSNQEVQQVDGDTWHDLALGNS